From Penicillium psychrofluorescens genome assembly, chromosome: 1, one genomic window encodes:
- a CDS encoding uncharacterized protein (ID:PFLUO_002200-T1.cds;~source:funannotate), with the protein MDFHASKFRGVTDDYVGENSLESYNARAENQAKRHRREPHFSDTSAFEYVHRPSSLEERNAKCHGRWDVLTQNQRDYIRSAIRRDRWKEFIDREGLIPEEQAEPGAIPAGRDHDQRAPQNDATSDLDYSPRFNPAADVDVDASSAPWLLPQSNGLAFTDLTLAPDEQTHEDLQDIDIDDMEVNQDELNALVETALTQTSSTATIDEDTCYVLG; encoded by the exons ATGGATTT TCATGCGTCCAAATTCCGTGGAGTTACTGACGACTATGTGGGCGAAAATTCTCTGGAATCTTACAACGCTCGTGCCGAAAATCAAGCCAAACGCCACAGACGGGAGCCGCATTTTAGTGATACCTCGGCATTTGAATACGTCCACCGTCCGAGTTCCCTGGAAGAACGGAATGCAAAATGCCACGGACGTTGGGATGTACTTACTCAAAACCAGAGGGATTACATCCGCTCCGCCATTCGAAGAGATCGCTGGAAAGAATTTATTGACAGAGAAGGTCTTATACCGG AGGAGCAGGCAGAACCAGGAGCCATCCCTGCCGGCCGCGACCACGACCAAAGAGCTCCGCAGAACGATGCCACGTCCGACCTAGACTACTCGCCTCGCTTCAATCCGGCTgccgatgtcgatgtcgatgcctcATCGGCGCCCTGGCTCTTGCCGCAGTCCAATGGGCTGGCCTTCACAGACCTTACACTTGCGCCAG ATGAGCAGACTCATGAGGACCTTCAGGACATTGATATCGACGACATGGAGGTCAACCAGGACGAGTTGAATGCGCTGGTCGAAACCGCTCTCACACAGACTTCCTCTACCGCGACAATTGACGAGGATAC ATGTTATGTACTCGGATAG